The Candidatus Bathyarchaeota archaeon genome includes a region encoding these proteins:
- a CDS encoding ArgE/DapE family deacylase, whose protein sequence is MSSLEYEINLLSKMVEIDTESVSKKGYDKCASIIVEEAEQNQLDVEIINGEKGAKDGLSRPNVIVTLDAGSDVTLLLESHFDVVPPGPNWTYPPFKLTVKDGKAYGRGSADNKSGIAAAMGAMRQLKKEKLDINLKLVAGVDEEIGGRYGADYVMSDYGLKGDAALVVDSGLERLYLGASGILWGKITVKGKQGHAGYPFKAKNAINETIKLLTALEPYKNAVEKKESTLHAPPEAPRQFIWGRYTVTMIRGGEKENVIPGTCEARFDRRLLPEEPVEEAEKELRNYFQQAVEKTGCQASLEIINKFPGYHTPKNLVFVQTVSENIKKTIGQTLPLAAELGGNDGSFFAKNGIPVVCYGTIRADTCYHGLDEFVHLEDVKNVRDLIINLGRSPREKIA, encoded by the coding sequence TTGAGTTCGCTAGAATACGAAATTAATCTTCTCTCAAAAATGGTTGAAATCGACACTGAATCAGTCTCAAAAAAAGGATACGACAAATGCGCATCCATAATCGTAGAAGAAGCCGAACAAAACCAGCTAGACGTAGAAATAATCAACGGAGAAAAAGGAGCCAAAGACGGACTCTCACGCCCAAACGTAATCGTAACTCTCGATGCAGGCTCAGACGTAACACTGCTCCTCGAATCACACTTCGACGTCGTCCCTCCAGGACCCAACTGGACATATCCACCCTTCAAACTAACGGTTAAAGATGGAAAAGCCTACGGAAGAGGCTCTGCAGACAACAAGTCAGGCATCGCAGCTGCAATGGGAGCCATGCGACAACTAAAGAAGGAAAAGTTGGACATAAACCTCAAACTCGTCGCGGGAGTAGACGAAGAAATAGGCGGAAGATACGGCGCAGACTACGTGATGAGTGACTACGGATTAAAAGGCGACGCAGCACTAGTCGTCGACTCAGGACTAGAAAGACTCTACCTAGGAGCAAGCGGCATCCTCTGGGGAAAAATAACAGTCAAAGGAAAACAAGGACACGCTGGATACCCCTTCAAAGCAAAAAACGCTATCAACGAAACCATAAAACTACTCACCGCCCTCGAACCCTACAAAAACGCAGTGGAGAAAAAAGAATCAACCCTACACGCACCACCTGAAGCCCCAAGACAATTCATCTGGGGACGATACACCGTAACAATGATTCGAGGAGGAGAGAAAGAAAACGTCATACCCGGCACCTGCGAAGCCCGCTTCGACAGAAGACTCCTACCAGAAGAACCTGTAGAAGAGGCAGAAAAAGAACTGAGAAACTACTTCCAACAAGCAGTTGAAAAAACCGGCTGCCAAGCCTCACTAGAAATCATAAACAAATTCCCAGGCTACCACACACCGAAAAACCTAGTCTTTGTGCAAACAGTTTCAGAAAACATCAAAAAAACAATAGGCCAAACTCTACCTTTAGCTGCTGAACTAGGAGGAAACGATGGAAGCTTCTTCGCCAAAAACGGAATCCCAGTAGTATGTTACGGAACGATTAGAGCTGACACCTGTTATCATGGTTTGGATGAGTTCGTACATCTCGAAGACGTGAAAAACGTCCGAGACCTTATAATCAATCTTGGAAGATCACCAAGAGAAAAAATAGCATAG
- a CDS encoding NAD(P)H-dependent oxidoreductase — protein sequence MQVLIVYDSKTGNTEKMAFAVAEGVKEVGSIDVVMKRVDETANEDLLKADGIIVGSPTYYGQMSSKIKAMFDESVKIHGKLQGKVGAAFTSSGGVASGAETTIVSVLEAMLVHGMVIQGRAHAQHYGAAAVGEPKEGETERCRELGNMVASLVLKLKS from the coding sequence TTGCAAGTTCTGATTGTTTATGATTCAAAGACGGGGAATACGGAGAAGATGGCTTTTGCGGTTGCTGAGGGCGTGAAAGAGGTTGGCAGCATTGACGTTGTGATGAAGAGGGTGGATGAGACGGCTAATGAGGATTTGTTGAAAGCTGATGGGATTATTGTCGGGTCGCCTACTTACTACGGTCAAATGTCCAGTAAAATCAAAGCCATGTTTGACGAGTCGGTTAAGATTCATGGAAAATTGCAAGGTAAGGTGGGGGCGGCGTTTACGAGTTCGGGTGGTGTTGCTAGTGGTGCCGAGACGACTATTGTTTCGGTTTTGGAGGCTATGCTCGTTCATGGAATGGTTATTCAGGGGCGGGCTCATGCTCAACATTATGGCGCTGCTGCGGTTGGAGAGCCCAAAGAAGGAGAGACAGAGAGGTGTAGAGAGTTGGGCAATATGGTTGCGAGTCTTGTCTTGAAGTTGAAGTCTTGA